One genomic segment of Kiritimatiella glycovorans includes these proteins:
- a CDS encoding AAA family ATPase, with the protein MEGDTAAIGNRLKEVREAMASVVVGQQALIERMLMALLCNGHVLLEGVPGVAKTLIVKSLASALGADFSRIQFTPDLLPGDVIGTRIYHHRTGSFETERGPVFANLVLADEINRAPAKVQSALLEAMQERQVTLGHDTHRLPDPFMVLATQNPIEQEGTYSLPEAQVDRFMAKLLVDYPAPDEEQTILRRMARPAPSMHVEPVASLEEIRQMRAALEQIFMAPEIEQYILRLVAATRVPASCGLEELQPYIRFGASPRATIYLALFARAHALVRERDYVVPDDVKAVLHDVTRHRVAISYRAEAEGLNSERLLDRIVEQVPVNGT; encoded by the coding sequence ATGGAGGGCGATACCGCCGCAATAGGAAACCGCCTCAAAGAGGTGCGCGAGGCCATGGCGTCCGTGGTGGTCGGTCAGCAGGCCCTGATCGAACGGATGCTGATGGCCCTGCTCTGCAACGGCCACGTCCTGCTCGAGGGCGTGCCCGGCGTGGCCAAAACGCTGATCGTCAAGTCGCTCGCCTCCGCCCTCGGTGCGGATTTCAGCCGCATCCAGTTCACACCGGACCTGCTGCCGGGCGACGTGATCGGCACCCGGATCTATCATCACCGCACGGGATCGTTCGAAACGGAACGGGGGCCGGTCTTCGCCAACCTCGTGCTGGCGGACGAGATCAACCGCGCCCCGGCCAAGGTCCAGAGCGCACTGCTCGAGGCCATGCAGGAACGACAGGTGACGCTGGGACACGATACGCACCGGCTCCCCGATCCTTTCATGGTGCTCGCCACCCAGAACCCCATCGAACAGGAAGGCACCTACAGCCTGCCCGAGGCCCAGGTGGACCGTTTTATGGCCAAGCTGCTGGTGGACTACCCCGCGCCCGATGAAGAGCAGACCATCCTGCGCCGCATGGCCCGTCCCGCCCCGTCCATGCACGTCGAGCCGGTGGCCTCGCTGGAGGAGATCAGGCAGATGCGCGCAGCCCTCGAACAGATCTTCATGGCCCCGGAAATCGAGCAGTATATCCTCCGGCTGGTCGCCGCCACGCGCGTGCCCGCCTCCTGCGGCCTCGAGGAACTCCAACCCTATATCCGGTTCGGGGCGTCGCCGCGCGCCACCATCTATCTCGCCCTGTTCGCCCGGGCGCACGCCCTGGTCCGCGAGAGGGATTACGTGGTGCCGGACGACGTCAAGGCGGTGCTGCATGATGTGACCCGCCACCGGGTCGCCATCAGCTACCGCGCCGAGGCGGAAGGACTGAACTCAGAGCGCCTGCTGGATCGTATCGTCGAGCAGGTGCCCGTCAACGGGACCTAG
- a CDS encoding Rne/Rng family ribonuclease, producing MPREVVINVEKLETRVAVLEEGQLEDFHIERSETERLVGSIFKGKIQNLEDGLQAAFVDIGLKKNAFIHYWDMIPEDAARLERADGGGRGRGGGRRKKYKPGEMQKIHPVGSEIVVQVTKDAIGTKGPRVTANLSVPGRYLVMMPGSSLKGISRKIDDSKERARLKKILARLPLPEDVGVIVRTAGLGTRKTSFVRDVRTLLEIWTEIEKGIREHPAPCRLYQEPNLAERTVRDLLTEDIDRIYIDDRHEYEQLRQLVARFSRRAKGKVQLYEGSAPVFDYFEVEKQIENVFKKRVWLKSGGYLIFDETEALVAIDVNTGRHKGSKTQAESILEVNKEAAQEVSRQVRLRNIGGLLVVDFIDMKSKKDQQAVYRMLKEGLKKDKARTNVLPISQLGLLEMTRQRVEESVRDTTRTDCAYCEGRGKVKSPLSMSVEIQRRISAILRDKRVSHNLKVKVNPSILDRFRKEDEEDLLDLEHRFNGHLTFVSDPHLHMEDFMITREDDGEVLFRAHEG from the coding sequence ATGCCGAGAGAAGTTGTCATCAATGTGGAGAAACTGGAGACACGCGTCGCCGTGCTCGAAGAAGGCCAGCTCGAGGATTTTCATATCGAGCGGTCGGAGACCGAGCGACTGGTCGGCAGCATCTTCAAGGGGAAAATCCAGAACCTTGAGGACGGGCTGCAGGCGGCGTTTGTCGATATCGGTCTCAAAAAGAACGCCTTCATCCATTACTGGGACATGATCCCCGAAGATGCGGCCCGCCTCGAACGGGCCGACGGGGGCGGGCGCGGACGCGGCGGGGGACGCCGGAAGAAGTACAAGCCCGGCGAGATGCAGAAAATCCATCCGGTAGGGTCCGAGATCGTGGTGCAGGTCACCAAGGACGCCATCGGCACCAAGGGGCCGCGCGTCACCGCCAACCTCAGTGTCCCCGGCCGCTACCTCGTCATGATGCCCGGCAGCAGCCTGAAAGGCATCTCGCGCAAGATCGACGACTCGAAGGAAAGGGCCCGGCTGAAGAAGATCCTCGCCCGGCTGCCGCTCCCCGAGGACGTCGGCGTGATCGTACGCACGGCCGGGCTGGGCACCCGCAAGACCTCGTTCGTGCGCGATGTGCGCACGCTGCTGGAAATATGGACGGAGATCGAGAAGGGAATCCGGGAGCATCCCGCCCCCTGCCGACTCTACCAGGAACCCAACCTCGCCGAGCGTACCGTGCGCGACCTGCTTACGGAGGACATCGACCGCATCTATATCGATGACCGGCACGAATACGAACAGCTGCGTCAGCTCGTGGCGCGCTTTTCGCGCCGCGCCAAAGGCAAAGTGCAACTCTACGAGGGATCGGCGCCGGTCTTCGACTACTTCGAGGTCGAAAAGCAGATCGAGAACGTCTTCAAAAAACGGGTCTGGCTGAAGTCGGGGGGATACCTCATCTTCGACGAAACCGAGGCGCTGGTGGCGATTGATGTGAATACCGGCCGGCACAAGGGTTCAAAGACACAGGCCGAATCGATCCTCGAGGTCAATAAGGAGGCGGCCCAGGAGGTCAGCCGCCAGGTGAGGCTGCGCAATATCGGGGGGCTGCTGGTGGTCGATTTCATCGACATGAAGAGCAAAAAGGACCAGCAGGCGGTCTACCGGATGCTGAAGGAGGGCCTGAAAAAGGATAAGGCCCGCACCAACGTCCTGCCGATTTCACAGCTCGGACTGCTCGAGATGACGCGTCAGCGGGTTGAGGAGAGCGTGCGCGACACGACGCGGACGGACTGCGCCTACTGCGAAGGACGCGGAAAGGTCAAATCGCCGCTGAGCATGAGCGTCGAGATCCAGCGCCGGATCAGCGCGATCCTGCGCGACAAGCGCGTCTCCCATAACCTCAAGGTGAAGGTCAATCCGAGTATCCTCGACCGTTTCCGGAAAGAGGACGAAGAGGACCTGCTCGATCTCGAGCACCGGTTTAACGGACACCTGACCTTCGTTTCGGACCCCCACCTCCACATGGAGGACTTCATGATCACCAGAGAAGACGACGGCGAAGTGCTGTTCCGGGCGCACGAAGGGTAG
- the rodA gene encoding rod shape-determining protein RodA, with protein MRKASIPGRLAALDWIGACAILLLMAAGCLFIYSASDALGSASLFRRQLMWCVIGLVCFAGVALIDYRMLRKYAAPVYLAALAALVLVLFVGKSVYGANRWISIAGVQIQPSEPAKLALVLTLAAWLSDPGRDPESPWTLWGALALTAPPFLLVALEPDLGTAMVFAPLCLAMAFAGGARLRDWTGLVLFGLAAVAGLVLWLKFFPDQCPFLTEYQTNRILVFVDPGRDPLGAGWNKLQSEIAVGSGGWFGKGYMQGTQNVLGFLPKTVAPTDFIFSVLAEESGFAGALIVIGLYGVLLARCGRAALRARDAFGRHLATGVTVLLFTHVFVNIGMTVGLMPITGLPLPLLSYGGSFMVSTMMALGLVQSVYVRRRRRA; from the coding sequence ATGCGTAAAGCCTCCATCCCGGGCCGCCTCGCCGCGCTGGACTGGATCGGCGCGTGCGCGATCCTGCTGCTGATGGCGGCGGGATGCCTGTTCATCTACAGCGCGTCCGACGCGCTGGGCAGCGCTTCGCTGTTCCGGCGCCAGCTGATGTGGTGCGTGATCGGTCTCGTCTGCTTTGCGGGGGTGGCCCTGATCGATTACCGCATGCTGCGCAAGTACGCCGCCCCCGTCTACCTCGCGGCGCTGGCCGCGCTCGTGCTGGTGCTCTTCGTCGGAAAGTCCGTCTACGGCGCGAACCGCTGGATCTCGATCGCCGGAGTCCAGATCCAGCCCTCCGAACCGGCCAAGCTCGCGCTCGTGCTGACCCTCGCCGCGTGGCTCAGCGATCCCGGCCGCGACCCCGAATCCCCGTGGACGCTCTGGGGCGCGCTCGCACTCACGGCGCCGCCGTTTCTGCTCGTCGCGCTGGAACCCGATCTCGGGACGGCGATGGTCTTCGCCCCGCTCTGCCTGGCCATGGCCTTCGCCGGCGGCGCGCGGCTCCGCGACTGGACGGGACTGGTGCTCTTCGGCCTCGCCGCCGTGGCGGGACTGGTCCTCTGGCTGAAATTTTTCCCGGACCAGTGCCCCTTTCTCACGGAGTACCAGACGAACCGTATTCTCGTGTTCGTCGACCCCGGCCGCGACCCCCTGGGCGCGGGCTGGAACAAGCTGCAGTCGGAAATCGCCGTCGGCTCCGGCGGCTGGTTCGGTAAAGGCTATATGCAGGGGACCCAGAACGTGCTGGGGTTTCTGCCGAAAACCGTCGCGCCCACCGACTTCATCTTTTCGGTGCTGGCCGAGGAGTCGGGGTTTGCCGGGGCGCTGATCGTGATCGGACTGTACGGCGTCCTGCTGGCGCGCTGCGGCCGCGCCGCGCTGCGCGCCCGCGACGCGTTCGGACGCCATCTCGCGACGGGGGTGACCGTGCTGCTGTTCACCCATGTGTTCGTCAATATCGGGATGACCGTGGGGCTGATGCCGATCACGGGTCTCCCGCTGCCGCTGCTGAGTTACGGAGGAAGTTTTATGGTGAGTACGATGATGGCCCTCGGGCTGGTGCAGAGCGTCTACGTGAGACGCCGGCGCAGGGCGTGA
- a CDS encoding IS110 family transposase has protein sequence MQTTSAKELYAGADLHGNNVFLSICDREGTEVFRRRVRTTLDAVNEAMDPYWPQVQAMGIESTFNWYWLVDGLREQNRDVRLGNPAKMKQYKGLKHADDASDARWLAELLRLDIFPESYIYPKEVRSIRDALRRRQLFVRRRTQVMLSLQSLLERYGFKAPGSRALQQWTQADVEATGLDPFVQLQLRTLLEAVQCSERLAGQIESAVLGFIEPNPSFEQVQTVPGIGKALGMTIVLESGNFARFPNAGCYASYCRAVKSERSSNSRKKGENNKRNGNPFLAWAFVEAASFAPRFYPEIQSWYDRKKKKRNAIVAKKALAAKLSKAVWHVMNGEEYVMGMLF, from the coding sequence ATGCAAACGACCAGCGCAAAGGAATTGTACGCAGGAGCCGACCTGCATGGAAACAATGTTTTTCTCTCGATTTGCGACCGGGAAGGCACGGAAGTCTTCCGGCGGCGGGTACGAACCACGCTCGATGCAGTCAATGAGGCGATGGATCCCTACTGGCCGCAGGTTCAGGCGATGGGGATTGAGTCCACGTTCAACTGGTACTGGCTGGTGGACGGCTTGCGTGAGCAGAACCGGGACGTGCGATTGGGGAATCCGGCGAAGATGAAACAGTACAAGGGGTTGAAACATGCCGATGACGCATCGGATGCTCGTTGGCTGGCCGAACTGCTCCGATTGGATATTTTCCCGGAGAGCTACATTTATCCGAAGGAGGTTCGTTCGATTCGCGACGCGCTTCGACGCCGACAGCTGTTTGTCAGGCGGCGCACCCAGGTTATGCTCAGCCTGCAAAGCCTGCTGGAGCGTTACGGATTCAAGGCGCCGGGATCGCGTGCTCTTCAGCAGTGGACGCAGGCGGATGTCGAGGCGACGGGCCTTGATCCGTTCGTACAGCTTCAACTCCGCACGTTGCTTGAGGCGGTCCAGTGCAGTGAGCGGCTGGCCGGACAGATCGAATCAGCGGTGCTGGGGTTTATTGAGCCCAACCCATCGTTTGAACAGGTTCAGACCGTGCCGGGCATCGGGAAGGCGCTTGGGATGACCATCGTGCTTGAAAGCGGCAACTTCGCCCGCTTCCCGAACGCGGGATGCTACGCCTCCTACTGCCGCGCCGTCAAAAGTGAGCGAAGTTCCAACAGCAGGAAGAAAGGTGAGAACAATAAGCGCAACGGCAATCCGTTTCTCGCATGGGCTTTCGTTGAAGCCGCGAGCTTCGCTCCGCGCTTTTATCCGGAGATTCAATCCTGGTATGACCGGAAGAAGAAAAAGCGCAACGCGATTGTGGCGAAGAAGGCCTTGGCGGCAAAATTGTCCAAAGCCGTTTGGCATGTCATGAACGGGGAGGAATATGTAATGGGAATGTTGTTTTAA
- a CDS encoding vWA domain-containing protein, whose translation MSFAHPWILLLLPAALTLLRRRRGGGIPVSSLADWRDAPPPGRVRWLAVPRMFAAFAAALLITAMAGPRVEKPVRRETREGIAIEMLLDISSSMDQSIDRPEGGNVTRMEAAKEAVAAFIDRRPDDLIGLITFARYADTLSPLTFGHEALIDIVRRVEIQDRPHEDGTAYGDALAFAAAQLHRMENWGVQGEGSGAEVRNKVIVLLTDGENNCGRHLPRQAAGMASQWDIRIYGISLGRDAFEPETQTGRRDPELTEGEALLKSVCTASGGAFWKIRDAGGLTGAYETIDRLETSAISTAIPRRVDYASISARFLLPALVLLLAAAVLRSTVLRVAEEERG comes from the coding sequence ATGAGCTTTGCGCACCCCTGGATCCTGCTTCTGCTGCCCGCGGCCCTTACGCTGCTGCGCCGGAGGCGCGGGGGCGGCATTCCGGTCTCCAGCCTGGCGGACTGGCGCGATGCGCCGCCCCCGGGACGCGTGCGATGGCTGGCGGTGCCGCGTATGTTCGCGGCGTTCGCCGCCGCGCTGCTCATCACGGCCATGGCCGGACCGCGTGTCGAAAAACCGGTCCGGCGCGAAACGCGCGAGGGCATCGCCATCGAGATGCTGCTGGATATCTCCAGCAGCATGGACCAGAGCATCGACCGGCCGGAGGGCGGGAACGTCACCCGTATGGAGGCGGCCAAAGAGGCGGTCGCGGCGTTCATCGACCGGCGGCCGGACGATCTGATCGGCCTGATCACCTTCGCGCGCTACGCCGATACCCTCAGCCCGCTGACCTTCGGCCACGAGGCACTCATCGATATCGTCCGGCGGGTCGAGATCCAGGACCGGCCGCATGAGGACGGTACGGCGTACGGGGACGCCCTGGCGTTCGCGGCCGCCCAGCTCCACCGCATGGAGAACTGGGGCGTACAGGGCGAGGGAAGCGGTGCAGAGGTCCGGAATAAAGTGATCGTGCTGCTCACAGACGGGGAGAACAACTGCGGGCGCCATCTTCCCAGGCAGGCCGCGGGCATGGCTTCGCAGTGGGACATCCGCATCTACGGCATCAGTCTCGGCCGGGACGCCTTCGAACCGGAAACGCAGACCGGCCGCAGGGATCCGGAATTGACCGAAGGGGAAGCGCTGCTGAAGTCGGTCTGCACGGCATCGGGAGGCGCGTTCTGGAAGATCCGCGATGCCGGGGGATTGACCGGCGCGTATGAGACGATCGACCGCCTCGAAACCAGCGCGATAAGCACGGCGATTCCACGCCGCGTCGACTACGCGTCGATCTCAGCGCGGTTCCTGCTGCCCGCCCTCGTGCTCCTCCTGGCCGCGGCCGTGCTGCGGTCCACGGTGCTGCGCGTGGCGGAGGAGGAGCGCGGATGA
- a CDS encoding DUF58 domain-containing protein: MPAEMEQRLRQIRLRTRYPVEHLLAGEYRSVFKGRGMDFDEIRPYEPGDDVRAIDWNVTARMGHPHLKRYVEERELAVWFVVDTSASCRCERGERTKWEVMHEIVALLTLSATRNQDRVGLILFSDRVEAIIPPRKGRPHALRLLSDLLRAEPRGRRTDPQPALEAVAHLAQRRSLVFWVSDFLFDADRDRLGPVSFRQDLVAVAVNDLREKNPPACGLVSVEDSETGDSMICVLDHANREVYGRAFDQRRAALKRELEAAGADLIECDTESNCAAELAGFFRRRMRRAANETGG, encoded by the coding sequence ATGCCCGCGGAGATGGAACAGCGTCTGCGGCAGATCAGGCTGCGGACCCGCTACCCCGTCGAACACCTGCTCGCCGGAGAATACCGCAGCGTGTTCAAGGGCCGCGGTATGGATTTCGACGAGATCCGGCCGTATGAACCCGGAGACGACGTGCGCGCGATCGACTGGAATGTGACCGCGCGCATGGGCCACCCGCATCTCAAACGCTACGTCGAAGAACGCGAACTCGCGGTCTGGTTTGTGGTCGACACCTCCGCCTCGTGCCGCTGCGAGCGCGGAGAAAGGACCAAGTGGGAGGTCATGCATGAAATCGTCGCCCTGCTCACGCTCTCGGCGACCCGTAACCAGGACCGCGTGGGCCTGATCCTGTTTTCGGATCGGGTGGAGGCGATCATCCCGCCCCGCAAAGGACGCCCCCACGCCCTGCGCCTGCTGAGCGATCTGCTCAGAGCCGAGCCGCGGGGCCGCCGCACGGACCCGCAGCCGGCCCTGGAGGCCGTAGCCCACCTCGCACAGCGCCGTTCGCTCGTGTTCTGGGTCTCGGATTTTCTGTTCGACGCCGATCGCGACCGGCTCGGACCGGTCAGTTTCCGGCAGGACCTCGTCGCCGTGGCCGTGAACGATCTCCGCGAGAAGAACCCGCCCGCCTGCGGTCTGGTGTCGGTGGAGGATTCGGAGACGGGCGATTCGATGATCTGTGTGCTGGACCACGCGAACCGGGAGGTTTACGGACGGGCGTTCGACCAGAGGCGCGCGGCGCTGAAACGCGAACTCGAGGCGGCCGGCGCGGACCTAATTGAGTGCGATACGGAATCGAACTGCGCCGCTGAACTGGCGGGATTCTTCAGGCGGCGCATGAGGAGAGCGGCGAATGAAACAGGCGGATAA
- a CDS encoding vWA domain-containing protein has protein sequence MIFHEPRMLLLLLLLPPLGWLMRRAAHRNRLAAEQLRGANDERPSAPRRRRWRLASFAALITALAAPAWNPRPGPGAETGRHLVLALDISRSMLAEDLFPSRLESARIAIHEALPSLQGRRVGLITFAGSAAVRVPLTRDHHFVQYMLKRAAPSDAEIGGTTLQAAIEKSIDLMIPEGEENRTDVVFFTDGEDHGSDLDATAKQLADCGARVLMIGLGDPELGARVPDPSSTNEWMRHEGRIVVSRLEEETLHRLARISPHVEYFPARTSPFDLRSVYTRFTAEAPPGPAAEEGAVVYTEGRPWLIAAALLCWWLAAGAPLRYRTVRLLLLLLCIAGCSPENREPEGEYARRMERGNTLWRRAQREIREDPAVALATLEAGREAFLRAALLRPGDRPAARRIAGVSAQIREVKRALPPGEPESTARDPDRDAAQRPGPGEFEEEYGEGDPGAENVAPSQRSIPMSAESLRVALENRRLPEPDYSASEILAEEAENQKERAERRGRRASGVNKNW, from the coding sequence ATGATCTTTCATGAACCCCGCATGCTGCTGCTTCTGCTCCTCCTGCCGCCTCTCGGGTGGCTGATGCGCCGCGCCGCCCACCGGAACCGCCTCGCGGCGGAACAGCTGCGGGGGGCGAACGACGAACGCCCGTCCGCCCCGCGTCGACGCCGCTGGCGGCTCGCGTCCTTCGCCGCCCTGATCACGGCGCTCGCCGCGCCGGCCTGGAATCCCAGGCCGGGACCGGGCGCGGAAACCGGACGCCACCTCGTGCTCGCGCTGGATATCTCCCGGAGCATGCTCGCCGAAGATCTCTTTCCCTCACGGCTCGAATCGGCGCGCATCGCGATTCATGAGGCCCTCCCGTCGCTGCAGGGCAGGAGAGTCGGCCTGATCACCTTCGCGGGTTCGGCGGCCGTGCGGGTGCCGCTGACCCGCGACCATCATTTCGTGCAGTACATGCTTAAACGCGCCGCGCCCTCGGACGCGGAGATCGGCGGCACGACCCTCCAGGCGGCCATCGAGAAGAGCATCGACCTGATGATTCCCGAAGGGGAGGAAAACCGAACGGATGTGGTCTTTTTTACCGACGGCGAGGACCACGGAAGCGACCTGGATGCGACCGCGAAGCAGCTCGCGGACTGCGGAGCGCGCGTGCTGATGATCGGTCTCGGCGATCCGGAGCTGGGCGCACGCGTGCCGGATCCGTCGTCCACGAATGAATGGATGCGCCATGAAGGGCGTATCGTGGTTTCCCGGCTGGAGGAGGAGACCCTCCACAGGCTGGCACGGATCAGCCCGCACGTGGAATATTTCCCCGCGCGGACGTCGCCCTTCGACCTGCGGTCGGTCTATACGCGCTTCACGGCGGAGGCGCCGCCCGGACCCGCGGCGGAGGAGGGCGCGGTGGTCTATACCGAGGGGCGTCCGTGGCTGATCGCCGCGGCGCTGCTGTGCTGGTGGCTGGCGGCCGGAGCCCCGCTCCGGTACCGGACGGTCCGCCTCCTTCTCCTGCTCCTGTGTATCGCCGGATGCTCGCCGGAAAACCGGGAGCCGGAGGGAGAGTACGCCCGACGCATGGAACGGGGAAATACGCTGTGGCGCCGGGCGCAAAGGGAAATCCGCGAGGACCCCGCCGTGGCGCTCGCGACGCTGGAGGCCGGCCGCGAGGCCTTCCTGCGCGCGGCCCTGCTCCGCCCGGGAGACCGGCCCGCCGCCCGGCGGATCGCCGGCGTGAGCGCACAGATACGCGAGGTGAAGCGTGCGCTGCCCCCCGGGGAGCCTGAGTCGACCGCAAGAGATCCAGACCGCGACGCCGCGCAACGGCCGGGCCCCGGGGAATTCGAAGAGGAGTACGGAGAAGGAGACCCCGGCGCGGAGAATGTCGCCCCCTCGCAGCGATCGATCCCCATGAGCGCGGAGAGCCTGCGCGTGGCGCTCGAAAACCGCCGGCTGCCCGAACCGGATTACTCCGCGAGCGAGATTCTCGCGGAGGAGGCCGAGAATCAGAAGGAACGCGCAGAGCGAAGGGGTCGCCGCGCCTCGGGCGTGAACAAGAACTGGTAG
- the mrdA gene encoding penicillin-binding protein 2 → MKMRLRTGGPAGPLRLYLVGAAMGLGLLVLAVQLFRLQVHRSGHYRDRMERQSLRRIRMPGLRGRISDRHGAPLADNRAVYHLALYPEEIRQISGRRDVVEASMERIARIGTILGRPAQVDEEDLRTHLYKRRPLPLIVWRDLDAAAVAHWSEQVADKRGMGLYPVAWRRYPAHDVAAHLIGYVGRADPPADGENPYDYYLPEMEGRRGIEATCDELLQGAAGGKLVRIEVSGYRHEVVAERPPLRGGDVRLAIDIDIQRAAHEALGAIPGAVVVADPRNGDILAMASAPGFDLNDFIPAIPADLWASLRKNPDRPLVNRAVAGAYPPGSTFKPVVALAAMQRRPSLAREIYDCPGYLKLGRAVFHCWKRGGHGRLSLRQAIEHSCNVYFFRLGMEVGPEVIAANARALGLGERTGIELRAESPGLVPDPEWKRERYGAPWTKGDTCNYAIGQGFLLTTPLQMAMVASALANGGTVYEPRLVLGRRPADARDFDPEPVRRVGTMNWLELPLDLVRAGMRDVIMSPRGTGKRARVDGLVYAGKTGTAEYGRKEEGKKRGWMIAFAPYEQPRYAVAFVVDDADSGGRTVGPKMRMLMEHLFNGPETGGEAHDA, encoded by the coding sequence ATGAAAATGCGCCTGCGGACAGGCGGTCCCGCCGGACCGCTCCGGTTATACCTCGTAGGCGCGGCGATGGGCCTCGGACTGCTCGTGCTGGCCGTGCAGCTCTTCCGGCTGCAGGTGCACCGCAGCGGGCATTACCGGGACCGCATGGAGCGTCAGAGCCTGCGGCGCATCCGCATGCCCGGCCTGCGCGGAAGGATCAGCGACCGCCACGGCGCACCCCTGGCCGACAACCGCGCGGTCTATCACCTCGCGCTCTACCCGGAGGAGATCCGCCAGATCAGCGGCCGGCGCGACGTGGTCGAGGCCTCCATGGAGCGGATCGCACGGATCGGAACCATCCTCGGACGGCCCGCGCAGGTGGACGAGGAGGATCTGCGCACCCACCTCTACAAACGCCGCCCGCTCCCGCTGATCGTCTGGCGCGATCTCGACGCGGCGGCCGTGGCGCACTGGTCGGAACAGGTCGCCGATAAGCGCGGCATGGGACTCTACCCGGTCGCCTGGCGCCGCTATCCCGCGCATGACGTGGCCGCGCACCTGATCGGGTACGTGGGACGGGCCGATCCGCCCGCGGACGGCGAGAACCCCTACGATTACTACCTCCCGGAGATGGAGGGGCGGCGGGGCATCGAGGCGACCTGCGACGAATTGCTGCAGGGCGCGGCCGGCGGGAAACTGGTGCGCATCGAAGTCTCGGGATACCGCCACGAAGTGGTCGCCGAACGACCGCCGCTGCGGGGGGGGGACGTGCGCCTGGCGATCGACATCGACATTCAGCGGGCCGCGCACGAGGCCCTCGGTGCGATCCCCGGCGCGGTCGTGGTGGCCGATCCGCGCAACGGCGACATCCTGGCGATGGCCAGTGCGCCGGGATTCGACCTGAACGACTTCATTCCCGCCATTCCCGCGGACCTGTGGGCGTCGCTGCGCAAGAATCCCGACCGGCCGCTGGTGAACCGGGCCGTCGCCGGAGCCTATCCGCCCGGCAGCACCTTCAAACCCGTCGTCGCCCTCGCGGCCATGCAGCGCCGGCCGTCGCTGGCGCGGGAGATCTACGACTGCCCGGGCTACCTGAAGCTGGGGCGCGCCGTGTTCCACTGCTGGAAGCGCGGGGGACACGGCCGCCTCAGCCTGCGGCAGGCGATCGAGCATTCCTGCAATGTGTATTTTTTCCGGCTCGGCATGGAGGTCGGGCCGGAGGTGATCGCCGCCAATGCACGGGCCCTCGGACTCGGCGAGCGAACGGGGATCGAACTGCGCGCCGAAAGCCCGGGACTGGTTCCCGATCCGGAATGGAAGCGCGAACGGTACGGCGCGCCGTGGACGAAGGGCGACACCTGCAACTACGCCATCGGGCAGGGGTTCCTGCTGACGACCCCGCTCCAGATGGCGATGGTCGCCTCGGCCCTCGCCAACGGAGGCACGGTCTACGAGCCGCGCCTGGTGCTGGGGCGCCGTCCCGCCGACGCCCGCGACTTCGACCCGGAGCCCGTCCGCCGGGTGGGCACGATGAACTGGCTCGAACTGCCGCTCGACCTGGTACGCGCGGGCATGCGCGATGTCATCATGTCGCCGCGCGGCACCGGGAAGCGCGCGCGCGTCGACGGCCTCGTCTATGCCGGCAAGACGGGCACGGCGGAATACGGTCGTAAGGAGGAAGGAAAAAAGAGGGGCTGGATGATCGCCTTCGCCCCCTACGAACAGCCGCGCTACGCCGTCGCGTTCGTGGTCGACGATGCGGACTCCGGCGGACGGACCGTCGGGCCGAAGATGCGGATGCTGATGGAGCACCTTTTCAACGGACCGGAGACCGGCGGGGAGGCGCACGATGCGTAA
- the mreC gene encoding rod shape-determining protein MreC, producing the protein MRRRRTKAMGIALLAAALAAGLWLLPAPAVRPLKGAARRLVTPVQSVLIRGAARVREGWRTVRGMGGLVERYQQLSEEIVELQTDLRAMETLERENRELREQLAFFRSTGRPMIACEVVGRGISGWWRTLRLNRGSRDGVRPGRAVVSPDGLVGSTAEVNAMSCEVRLLSDPSSWISARLVRAGSYGVVKGRGSEGGRPTCRIEFINKDVEVRRGDTVVTSGLGGIYPEGLVIGYVEEVRTDRSGLYQSAGVVPKADLGRLRFAFVLGAKKPPSPEPLQGGAP; encoded by the coding sequence TGGCTGCTGCCCGCCCCGGCCGTACGGCCGCTCAAGGGCGCCGCCCGCCGTCTCGTCACGCCCGTCCAGTCCGTCCTGATCCGCGGCGCCGCCCGGGTCCGTGAGGGCTGGCGGACGGTGCGCGGCATGGGGGGGCTGGTCGAACGCTATCAGCAGCTCTCGGAAGAGATCGTGGAGCTGCAGACCGACCTGCGCGCCATGGAGACCCTGGAGCGCGAGAACCGGGAACTTCGCGAACAGCTCGCCTTCTTCCGGAGTACCGGGCGGCCGATGATCGCCTGCGAAGTCGTGGGCCGCGGAATCAGCGGCTGGTGGCGCACCCTGCGACTCAACCGCGGATCGCGCGACGGCGTCCGGCCGGGACGCGCCGTGGTCTCCCCCGACGGCCTGGTGGGCAGTACCGCAGAGGTGAACGCCATGTCCTGCGAAGTGCGGCTGCTCTCGGATCCCTCCTCCTGGATCTCCGCGCGCCTGGTTCGGGCGGGGTCGTACGGGGTCGTGAAAGGACGCGGCTCGGAAGGGGGGCGGCCCACCTGCAGGATCGAATTCATCAACAAGGACGTCGAGGTGCGGCGCGGCGACACGGTGGTGACCTCGGGGCTCGGGGGCATCTACCCCGAAGGGCTCGTGATCGGCTACGTGGAGGAGGTCCGCACCGATCGGTCGGGCCTGTACCAGTCGGCCGGCGTCGTACCTAAAGCGGATCTGGGCAGACTCCGCTTCGCCTTCGTCCTCGGCGCGAAAAAACCGCCGTCTCCGGAACCGCTGCAGGGAGGTGCCCCGTGA